The following are encoded in a window of Nibricoccus aquaticus genomic DNA:
- a CDS encoding amidase family protein: MNTNLRLRRSLALAVLSALALLKPASAETLVLTQSTLKEVNAALTAGALTSEQLVKLSLARIAAYDQAGPKLNAVIYNNGERALAEARALDAERKSGKVRSALHGIPVLVKDNYDTFDMPTTGGALALKDAVPAHDAFMVKKLREAGAIIIAKTNLDEMARGGNGVSSLGGQTLNPHALDLIPGGSSAGTGAGVAAVYALVGLGTETGGSVRHPANDNNIVGMVATEGLLSRAGIMPISMTQDRGGPMTVSVYDCAVMLTVMAGIDPNDQITRLSIGKTPDAPYESFLKPGALKGKRLGILRDLFKNGPEHAEYHKLIEDAVTKMKDAGAIIIDPVSSGTDLFAMLQGQGVSNYEFKASFNSYLAARGANQPVSTLADLIKTGKFHPRLKERYAESEAAIVLELNAEYAGKYRNRAILKDLLEDLMVKFDLDALVYPVRSGPLPKAGTWPLPPGASGQSISDYCGLPAITVPAGFTADGTPNGIEFLGAAFDDAKILQIAYGYEQTAPHRKLPKITPPLPGETITY, encoded by the coding sequence ATGAATACTAATCTCCGCCTGCGCCGGTCGCTCGCACTCGCCGTCCTCAGTGCGCTCGCACTGCTCAAACCGGCCAGCGCCGAAACCCTCGTCCTCACCCAGTCCACGCTCAAAGAGGTCAACGCCGCCCTCACCGCCGGCGCGCTGACCTCCGAGCAACTGGTCAAACTCTCGCTCGCGCGCATCGCCGCGTACGATCAGGCCGGACCCAAGCTCAACGCCGTCATCTACAACAACGGCGAACGCGCCCTCGCCGAAGCCCGCGCCCTCGATGCCGAGCGAAAATCAGGAAAAGTCCGTTCCGCCCTGCACGGCATCCCCGTGCTCGTGAAGGACAACTACGACACCTTCGACATGCCGACTACCGGCGGAGCGCTCGCGCTCAAAGATGCCGTCCCCGCGCACGATGCCTTCATGGTCAAAAAACTCCGCGAGGCCGGGGCCATCATCATCGCCAAAACCAACCTCGATGAAATGGCCCGCGGCGGAAACGGCGTCAGCTCCCTCGGCGGACAAACGCTCAATCCTCACGCACTCGATCTCATCCCCGGCGGCTCTAGCGCGGGCACCGGTGCCGGTGTCGCCGCTGTCTACGCACTCGTCGGACTCGGCACCGAAACCGGCGGCTCCGTCCGCCATCCCGCCAACGACAACAACATCGTCGGCATGGTCGCGACCGAAGGTCTTCTCAGCCGCGCGGGCATCATGCCGATCTCCATGACACAAGACCGCGGCGGACCGATGACCGTCAGCGTCTACGATTGCGCCGTGATGCTCACCGTCATGGCCGGCATCGATCCCAACGACCAGATCACCCGCCTCAGCATCGGCAAAACTCCCGACGCCCCTTACGAGAGCTTCCTCAAGCCAGGCGCGCTCAAAGGCAAACGCCTCGGCATCCTCCGCGATCTCTTCAAGAACGGCCCCGAGCACGCCGAGTATCACAAGCTCATCGAGGACGCCGTCACGAAGATGAAGGACGCCGGTGCTATCATCATCGATCCCGTCTCATCCGGCACCGATCTCTTCGCGATGCTTCAGGGTCAGGGCGTCAGCAACTACGAATTCAAGGCATCCTTTAACAGCTACCTCGCAGCCCGCGGCGCGAACCAGCCCGTCTCCACGCTCGCCGATCTCATCAAGACCGGAAAATTCCATCCACGACTCAAGGAGCGCTACGCCGAATCCGAAGCCGCTATCGTACTCGAATTGAATGCTGAATACGCCGGCAAGTACCGGAATCGCGCCATCCTCAAGGATCTCCTCGAGGACCTCATGGTGAAGTTCGACCTCGACGCGCTCGTCTATCCCGTGCGCTCCGGCCCGCTTCCCAAAGCCGGCACCTGGCCCCTTCCTCCCGGCGCATCCGGCCAGAGCATCAGCGACTACTGTGGCCTCCCCGCAATCACCGTTCCCGCCGGCTTCACCGCCGACGGCACGCCCAACGGCATCGAGTTCCTCGGCGCCGCCTTCGACGACGCGAAGATCCTCCAGATCGCCTACGGCTACGAACAGACCGCGCCGCATCGCAAACTCCCGAAAATCACCCCGCCCCTCCCCGGCGAAACCATCACGTACTGA
- a CDS encoding amidase family protein, whose protein sequence is MRLSRVLLIAAAFTSAAHTFTRAAELDLSTATILDLQKAYDAGLTSEKVVEVYLKRIAAYDQAGPKLNAILTLHPKALELARALDAERKAKGPRSLMHGVPVLVKDNYDTFDLATTGGAKALAGTVPFRDAFTIARLRAAGAIILAKTNLDEFARGATGTSSLGGQVLNPYNLEKIPGGSSGGSGAGVTALFGWVGLGTETGSSIRNPSTKANLVGFAPSEGLVSRAGIIPISITYDRAGPMARSVTDAAITMSIMAGTDASDLFSYKGLGKTPSDNYLSSLKKDGLKGARIGVVRELFGTEDADKPAVELIEAAIKKLKDAGAVVIDPLPVGANLWDLVRETNYGNAENRVALEAYFASRGPQFPIKTIPDLVKGGVIGRLQKRYDEEQSAAEPTGNAEYIAKLEGRFVLQKFVHELMDRWQVDVLVYPHETKPVRTIADAVPNKGETPTPPNDARSRVAGNGNRISTASGMPAMTVPAGFNTDGVPVGLEILARLYDEPTLIKVAYAYEQANPQRKLPATTPLLGIEKITY, encoded by the coding sequence ATGAGACTCTCCCGCGTCCTTCTTATCGCAGCCGCGTTCACCAGCGCCGCGCATACATTCACTCGCGCCGCCGAGCTGGACCTGTCCACCGCGACGATCCTCGATCTCCAAAAAGCCTACGACGCCGGCCTCACCTCCGAAAAAGTCGTCGAGGTCTACTTGAAGCGCATCGCCGCCTACGACCAGGCCGGCCCCAAGCTCAACGCGATCCTCACGCTCCACCCGAAGGCGCTCGAACTCGCCCGTGCCCTCGACGCCGAACGCAAAGCCAAAGGCCCGCGCTCCCTCATGCACGGCGTCCCCGTGTTGGTGAAAGATAACTACGACACTTTCGACCTCGCCACCACCGGTGGAGCCAAGGCGCTCGCTGGCACCGTCCCGTTCCGCGACGCCTTCACCATCGCCCGCCTCCGCGCCGCCGGCGCGATCATCCTCGCAAAAACCAATCTCGATGAATTCGCCCGCGGCGCCACTGGCACCAGCTCCCTCGGCGGCCAGGTCCTCAACCCCTACAACCTAGAAAAAATTCCCGGTGGTTCCTCCGGCGGCTCAGGCGCGGGTGTGACCGCTCTCTTCGGCTGGGTTGGCCTCGGCACCGAGACCGGCTCCTCCATCCGCAATCCCTCCACCAAGGCCAACCTCGTCGGCTTCGCGCCCTCCGAAGGCCTCGTCTCCCGCGCCGGCATCATCCCGATCTCAATCACCTATGACCGCGCCGGCCCCATGGCCCGCTCCGTCACCGACGCCGCCATCACCATGTCCATCATGGCCGGCACCGATGCGTCGGACCTTTTCTCATACAAGGGCCTCGGGAAAACGCCATCCGACAACTATCTCTCCTCGCTCAAGAAGGACGGCCTCAAAGGCGCCCGCATCGGCGTCGTCCGCGAACTCTTCGGCACCGAAGACGCCGACAAACCCGCCGTCGAGCTCATCGAGGCTGCCATCAAGAAACTCAAGGACGCCGGCGCCGTCGTCATCGACCCGCTCCCTGTCGGTGCAAATCTCTGGGACCTCGTCCGCGAGACCAACTACGGCAACGCCGAGAACCGCGTCGCCCTCGAAGCCTACTTCGCCAGCCGCGGTCCCCAGTTCCCGATCAAGACCATCCCCGACCTCGTCAAAGGCGGCGTGATCGGCCGCCTCCAGAAACGCTACGACGAAGAACAATCCGCCGCCGAACCCACCGGCAACGCCGAGTACATCGCCAAACTCGAAGGCCGCTTCGTCCTCCAAAAATTTGTCCACGAGCTCATGGACCGCTGGCAGGTCGATGTCCTCGTCTACCCGCACGAGACCAAACCCGTCCGCACCATCGCCGACGCCGTTCCCAACAAAGGCGAGACGCCCACGCCGCCCAACGACGCCCGCAGCCGCGTAGCCGGCAACGGTAACCGCATCTCCACCGCCAGCGGCATGCCCGCGATGACCGTCCCCGCCGGTTTCAACACCGACGGCGTGCCCGTCGGCCTCGAGATCCTCGCCCGACTCTACGACGAACCAACGCTCATCAAGGTCGCCTACGCCTACGAACAGGCGAACCCGCAACGTAAGTTGCCCGCCACTACGCCGCTCCTCGGCATCGAAAAAATCACCTACTGA
- a CDS encoding asparaginase yields MRSKNFSRLLLSAVVIGHCSLLSPSAFTAEIPTYSPPPAMPANAATLPRIVLVSMGGTIASRGEPRTNITNYGGGVRVEPIDWVNEMPEVATVARVTVDDQRAPQNRASGQETHEDLHRVSQRLNELANDPNVDGMVVTHGTNTQSEVAFYMNLTVKTDKPIVFVGSQRPWSAMSGDGPRNLFDAIRVAATKEAWGKGVLHCTNNLITPARDLDKTSAYRTHTFKGVDVGAIGVADPDRIVFQRDVIRRHTTGSEFAGKSYPTVPAVEIFYGYREAPGYFIDAAVEHGVKGIVIDGVGAGGATTSQQAAVKRAQEKGVVVVMTARTYGGRVQDTPRRREAKMVPGDNLHPEKARILLQLALTQSTDLAEVTRIFNEY; encoded by the coding sequence ATGCGCTCAAAAAATTTCTCCCGCCTTCTCCTCTCCGCCGTGGTCATCGGCCACTGCTCACTGCTCAGTCCCTCCGCCTTCACGGCGGAAATTCCGACTTACTCTCCGCCGCCAGCGATGCCGGCCAACGCCGCCACGCTCCCGCGCATCGTCCTCGTCTCTATGGGCGGTACCATCGCCAGCCGCGGTGAACCACGTACCAACATCACCAACTACGGTGGCGGCGTCCGCGTCGAGCCCATCGACTGGGTCAACGAGATGCCCGAGGTAGCCACCGTCGCCCGCGTCACCGTGGACGATCAACGTGCTCCGCAGAACCGCGCCTCCGGCCAGGAAACGCACGAAGATCTCCACCGCGTTTCCCAGCGTCTCAACGAGCTCGCGAACGATCCCAACGTCGACGGCATGGTCGTCACCCACGGCACCAACACCCAGTCCGAGGTCGCCTTCTACATGAACCTCACCGTGAAGACCGATAAGCCCATCGTCTTCGTCGGCTCGCAACGTCCCTGGTCCGCCATGTCCGGCGACGGCCCCCGCAATCTCTTCGACGCCATACGCGTCGCCGCCACCAAAGAGGCTTGGGGCAAAGGCGTGCTCCACTGCACCAACAACCTCATCACTCCCGCCCGCGATCTCGATAAAACCAGCGCCTACCGCACGCACACCTTCAAGGGCGTCGACGTCGGCGCCATCGGTGTCGCCGATCCCGACAGAATCGTTTTCCAGCGCGACGTCATCCGCCGTCACACCACCGGCTCAGAGTTCGCGGGTAAATCCTACCCGACCGTTCCCGCAGTCGAGATTTTCTACGGTTATCGCGAAGCGCCCGGCTACTTCATCGACGCCGCTGTCGAACACGGCGTCAAAGGCATCGTCATCGACGGCGTCGGTGCTGGCGGAGCCACTACGAGCCAGCAGGCCGCCGTTAAACGTGCCCAGGAAAAAGGCGTCGTCGTCGTCATGACCGCTCGCACCTATGGCGGCCGCGTGCAGGACACGCCGCGCCGCCGCGAAGCGAAAATGGTCCCCGGCGACAACCTTCACCCGGAAAAAGCCCGGATCCTACTCCAGCTCGCGCTCACCCAATCCACCGACCTCGCCGAGGTCACCCGCATCTTCAATGAATACTAA